One Rhizoctonia solani chromosome 3, complete sequence genomic region harbors:
- a CDS encoding Cyclin, N-terminal domain: MSTIPYPLASLSQISQTPSQGDGISSEIEVGLRAYGCKLIQQAGLLLKQNQVAMSTAQILFQRFWYVTSLKQFSVSDIGMGALYLASKLEECPIRMRDLINVYDLLLARAKHSLREDDQPFHYTPMGYFDNAFYDAKDALVVAEMQLLKRLGFDVRARLPYGTMVNYAQVLNLTDAKGKNGQGVPQLAWSYLNDALQTPVYALYPVPTIACAALHLAVRHAGIPLPGDRMDKSAHGPIANDDTDTNAVIDETLSREQELRRKLELRNRETRENDEPVWYTLFDVEREDLEAVAGWVMRLYQPQKSTYEKTIVELVVGGKKSVRAWVDGHAENI; encoded by the exons ATGTCGACCATACCATATCCTTTAGCATCCCTTTCCCAAATATCCCAAACACCGTCTCAAGGCGATGGAATTTCATCTGAAATCGAGGTGGGTCTACGGGCATATGGCTGCAAGCTCATCCAACAGGCTGGATTGTTGCTAAAACA GAACCAAGTGGCGATGTCTACCGCACAAATACTTTTTCAGCGATTCTGGTATGTTACATCACTCAAACAATTTAGTGTTTCG GATATAGGAATGGGAGCTTTATACTTGGCATCTAAACTTGAAGAATGCCCGATCCGGATGCGAGACCTCATCAACGTTTACGACCTGCTTCTTGCTCGAGCAAAACATAGCTTACGGGAAGATGACCAG CCATTTCACTACACGCCGATGGGCTATTTCGATAACGCATTCTATGACGCCAAGGACGCACTAGTTGTGGCCGAAATGCAATTGCTGAAACGGCTAGGTTTCGATGTCCGTGCTCGGCTGCCTTATGGCACAATGGTCAACTATGCTCAAGTATTGAACCTAACGGATGCAAAAGGAAAGAACGGACAAGGCGTCCCCCAATTGGCATGGAGTTATTTGAACGATGC CCTTCAAACACCCGTATATGCCCTTTATCCAGTTCCAACTATTGCTTGTGCCGCTCTCCATCTAGCCGTACGCCACGCAGGTATTCCACTACCCGGAGATCGTATGGACAAGTCTGCACATGGCCCCATCGCGAACGATGACACGGACACTAACGCAGTCATTGATGAAACACTTTCGAGGGAACAAGAATTACGACGAAAACTCGAACTTAGAAACCGAGAGACTCGGGAGAATGACGAACCGGTGTGGTACACGTTATTTGATGTAGAGAGAGAGGACTTGGAGGCAGTGGCAGGCTGGGTTATGCGGTTATATCAACCCCAAAAATCAACTTACGAGAAAACCATCGTCGAACTAGTTGTAGGAGGGAAGAAATCTGTTCGGGCGTGGGTAGACGGACATGCCGAGAATATTTAG
- a CDS encoding methyltransferase domain protein: protein MNLTVDVPDVHIRHGRQFHRSGSNYGLPNDERESDRLNDQFQALKLMVGSNYTAPLPQLNSGEGPKDILDVATGTGIWVVEIAREFPQARVVGIDLSKPGLSYRDVPGNVSFVVGDVTKQFPFGDASFDVVQMRIAPSIAERTSVYKEIHRVLRPGGVIQLVELSPPVSRKGHRPPSLDKADHAVARGGHVHKKDQNKPLLDRDGRPAYWSIASQIAPAIRNNPSMWTSVQEKQVAVPIGIWANDEIGQEAGRIMQRQTVELYNGFRPNLIDIGGMAEDEIDQIISELAEDLKDGSKWQLETHYDFVWAMRV, encoded by the exons aTGAATCTTACTGTTGATGTTCCAGACGTGCATATTCGCCACGGACGTCAATTTCATCGGTCTGGGAGCAACTACGGACTTCC TAATGACGAAAGAGAGTCTGATCGCCTGAATGACCAGTTTCAGGCCCTCAAGTTAATGGTTG GATCAAATTATACCGCACCTTTGCCACAGTTGAACTCAGGAGAAGGTCCGAAAGATATCTTGGATGTTGCAACCGGAACTGGAATTTGGGTAGTGGAG ATTGCCCGCGAGTTCCCTCAAGCACGCGTTGTTGGAATTGACCTGAGTAAACCAGGACTCTC TTACCGGGATGTACCTGGAAATGTATCATTTGTTGTGGGAGACGTCA CCAAACAATTTCCTTTTGGAGACGCCTCCTTTGACGTTGTCCAAATGAGAATTGCCCCAAGT ATAGCTGAAAGAACTAGTGTTTACAAGGAGATCCACCGAGTGCTACGTCCAG GGGGTGTTATTCAGCTGGTCGAGTTGTCACCACCAGTATCACGCAAAGGACACCGCCCTCCTTCACTTGACAAAGCCGATCATGCGGTAGCACGCGGTGGACATGTTCATAAAAAGGACCAAAACAAACCTTTGTTAGACAGGGATGGGAGGCCCGCATACTGGTCTATAGCAAGTCAAATAGCTCCGGCCATCCGGAATAACCCTTCGATGTGGACCAGTGTACAAGAGAAGCAGGTGGCCGTTCCCATAGGCATTTGGGCAAACG ACGAGATAGGTCAAGAAGCCGGCAGAATTATGCAGCGCCAAACAGTGGAGTTATACAATGGATTTCGTCCTAATCTGATTGACATTGGTGGGATGGCTGAAGATGAGATAGACCAGATTATTTCAGAGCTAGCTGAAGATCTGAAGGATGGCTCGAAGTGGCAACTTGAAACCCATTATGATTTTGTTTGGGCTATGAGAGTGTAG
- a CDS encoding methyltransferase domain protein, whose protein sequence is MELATSSPDVVIRHGRQFHKTKSNYGLPNDEGEHTRLNYQNEALKMMLGANYTAPMRQLNAGEGPLDMLDVASGSGIWAIEMAREFPKAQVVGIDMSNPGALGNIPQNASFVIADITKRLPFEDQSFDVVQMRIVPSIHERTSIYKEIHRVLRPGGFIQLVEPSPHTSRVGRTPPAMDETDQAIIRCGHKSESKGETARQRRNGNDKDDWSMGNRIASDLRRAPSMWMSIHETLVVVPIGVWTQDEVSREAGRLMQHCAVELIKGFRPNLIDDAGLTEGEVDSMITKLGNELEDGSRWQLQAPFHFVWAVKT, encoded by the exons ATGGAACTCGCCACTAGTTCACCAGATGTCGTTATTCGCCATGGGCGCCAGTTTCATAAGACCAAGAGTAACTATGGGCTTCC CAACGACGAGGGGGAACATACTCGCCTCAACTACCAGAATGAAGCACTAAAAATGATGCTTG GTGCGAACTATACTGCGCCCATGCGGCAGCTGAATGCGGGCGAAGGACCATTAGATATGCTAGACGTTGCAAGTGGAAGTGGAATCTGGGCCATAGAG ATGGCTCGCGAGTTTCCCAAAGCACAAGTTGTTGGAATAGATATGAGTAATCCAGGAGCACT TGGTAATATTCCTCAAAATGCATCTTTTGTAATAGCAGATATTA CAAAAAGATTACCATTCGAAGACCAATCTTTTGACGTCGTTCAGATGAGAATTGTCCCAAGT ATACACGAACGAACCTCTATATACAAGGAGATTCACCGGGTGCTACGACCTG GAGGTTTTATTCAATTGGTAGAGCCGTCTCCTCACACATCACGCGTAGGGCGTACCCCTCCTGCAATGGATGAGACTGACCAAGCAATAATCCGCTGTGGTCACAAGAGCGAATCCAAGGGAGAGACAGCCCGTCAGAGGAGGAATGGCAATGATAAAGATGACTGGTCTATGGGGAACAGGATTGCAAGTGATCTTCGCCGTGCTCCTTCGATGTGGATGAGCATCCATGAGACGTTGGTGGTTGTTCCCATTGGCGTATGGACACaag ATGAGGTCAGTCGGGAGGCGGGTCGACTCATGCAACACTGTGCCGTTGAGCTAATCAAAGGGTTCCGTCCAAACTTGATCGATGACGCTGGACTCACGGAAGGCGAGGTAGACAGTATGATTACAAAGCTAGGTAACGAACTCGAAGATGGCTCGAGGTGGCAACTCCAAGCTCCATTCCATTTCGTTTGGGCAGTCAAGACTTGA
- a CDS encoding meiotically up-regulated protein produces the protein MALFRRKQNNHDENNDGEGKKGKAGSKEPANTAFKQQRLKAWQPILTPKTVLPVLFIVGLCFAPIGGLLIWGSGNVSQITIEYTGCESAGQSFTNLPKFSYKMRSSASDAVASTPQWRSTKVNSTLTSSGNQCTIAFDIPADLEPPVFLYYRLTSFYQNHRRYVKSMDADQLKGNAVSADTLNNGDCKPLAVLDGKIVYPCGLIANSMFNDTIGNATLLGTNNNNLYAFSSKNIAWPGEARKYATRPGYANLSEIIPPPNWRHRYPNGYTDTDVPDLKANEHFQNWMRTAGLPTFTKLYGRNDNETMRQGRYEIVIDDNFPVSQFGGTKAIVISTVSWIGGKNPFLGWAYIAVAALFVLLGIAGTARHLLRPRKLGDMNMLSWNQAR, from the exons ATGGCGTTGTTTCGGAGAAAACAAAACAACCATGATGAAAACAATGACGGAGAAGGAAAGAAAGGCAAAGCTGGCTCCAAGGAGCCTGCCA ATACTGCCTTCAAGCAACAGCGCTTGAAGGCCTGGCAGCCAATTCTTACCCCCAAGACCGTTCTCCCTGTTCTCTTCATTGTCGGCCTGTGTTTCGCGCCCATTGGAGGCCTCCTCATCTGGGGCAGTGGCAAT GTAAGCCAAATTACAATCGAATATACTGGCTGCGAGTCAGCTGGCCAAAGCTTTACCAATCTACCCAAATTCTCATACAAGATGCGGTCTTCCGCCTCGGATGCTGTAGCTTCGACACCTCAATGGCGTAGTACAAAAGTGAATTCAACTTTAACATCCTCGGGTAACCAGTGTACCATTGCTTTCGACATTCCTGCAGACTTGGAACCTCCCGTATTCTTGTACTATCGCCTCACCAGTTTCTACCAAAATCATCGTCGCTATGTGAAGAGCATGGACGCCGACCAGCTCAAGGGCAACGCCGTTAGCGCGGACACTCTGAATAACGGAGATTGCAAGCCATTGGCTGTCCTCGATGGCAAGATCGTTTACCCCTGTGGCCTTATTGCAAATTCAATGTTTAACG ACACTATCGGAAACGCCACTTTATTGGGAACCAATAATAATAACCTTTATGCATTTAGTTCGAAGAATATCGCTTGGCCTGGCGAGGCTCGCAAATATGCGACTAGGCCGGGATATGCAAATTTATCGGAAATTATACCTCCGCCTAACTGGCGCCATAGGTATCCTAACGGATACACTGATACCGATGTTCCCGATTTGAAGGCAAATGAGCACTTCCAAAACTGGATGCGCACTGCAGGTCTTCCCACATTCACCAAGTTATATGGACGCAACGATAATGAGACGATGCGACAAGGGCGATATGAAATCGTAATTGATGATA ACTTCCCTGTGTCACAGTTTGGCGGTACGAAGGCCATTGTTATCTCGACAGTATCTTGGATTGGTGGAAAGAACCCGTTTTTGGGATGGGCTTATATCGCGGTTGCGGCATTGTTTGTTCTGCTGGGAATTGCGGGTACCGCAAGGCATTTGCTCCGCCCGAG AAAACTCGGCGATATGAATATGCTGTCTTGGAACCAGGCTCGATGA
- a CDS encoding Serine carboxypeptidase S28, translated as MGGFLRIVAIALAVGSGVLGGHIVPPRPSVPLAQAPSTPPVRANSNGTTELLPPYDTIYYFDQLIDHKNPSLGTFKQRYYFTYEFYQPGGPIILNVPGESNMEGYSGYLTNRTLPGQIAQVTNGAVVFLEHRCFGESNPYPNLEESTLKYLSVEQAIEDLEYFGNNVHLPMPGGDQVPTTKAAWVLIGGSYPGAVVSWAMAAKPGVFWAGYSSSGVVQAINWYWGYFEPVRQYMPKNCSADVQKVVNYVDATFTFGKRSEIQALKETLGMGNLSHVDDVAGALRNPLWYWQSLQPGQSDQSFYEFCDALEVKNGVSAGPSGWGLDHALTAYGNYMKTYISEACGSSSQEDCLGSYNPNSTYYTDTSIDNSWRSWNWLLCNEFGFAQAGAPLGWPSVVTRLVVPPYDMRQCTYFYPKSFPKARFPNTLNINTKYKGWNVNIPRLFFANGKRDPWREATMSSDFYPRKSTDLQPIAVSDGFHCSDLLTRFGASDKTVYDVQQLAIAYFTKWIKEWQDKNPGAVKGGAVTVIDPATKPAPPAFAPLVSPPADASPITVPANVTTPTSAPAPGNKQAKKLIQNSFNYGS; from the exons ATGGGTGGCTTCCTCCGTATTGTAGCTATTGCGCTCGCTGTTGGTAGCggtgtccttggtggacataTCGTGCCCCCGAGGCCATCTGTACCTTTGGCACAGGCTCCATCAACACCTCCCGTTCG TGCGAACAGCAACGGGACTACTGAGCTTCTCCCTCCGTACGACACGATCTATTATTTCGATCAGTTGATCGACCACAAGAACCCCTCACTCGGAACATTCAAGCAAAG ATACTACTTTACGTATGAG TTCTATCAACCGGGTGGCCCAATC ATTCTCAACGTACCAGGAGAATCCAACATGGAGGGTTACTCTGGCTACCTCACCAACCGTACTCTTCCCGGTCAGATCGCCCAAGTGACCAATGGTGCCGTCG TGTTCCTGGAACACCGCTGCTTCGGAGAATCCAACCCCTACCCAAACCTAGAGGAATCCACGTTGAAGTACCTCAGTGTCGAGCAAGCCATTGAAG ACCTCGAATATTTCGGTAACAATGTTCACCTGCCAATGCCTGGAGGTGACCAGGTCCCGACAACCAAGGCCGCTTGGGTGTTGATTGGTGGCAGTTACCCAGGGGCAGTCGTCAGTTGGGCAATGGCTGC TAAACCAGGCGTCTTCTGGGCAGGATACTCGTCATCTGGTGTGGTCCAAGCCATCAACTGGTACTGGGGATATTTCGAACCCGTACGCCAGTACATGCCAAAGAACTGTTCTGCGGATGTCCAAAAA GTTGTCAATTATGTAGACGCTACTTTTACCTTTGGTAAACGTAGTGAAATTCAGGCGCTCAAAGAGACATTGGGTATGGGTAACTTGAGTCATGTGGACGATGTTGCTGGTGCTT TGCGTAATCCGCTCTGGTACTG GCAAAGCCTTCAGCCTGGACAGAGCGACCAGAGTTTCTACGAGTTCTGCGATGCGCTTGAGGTCAAGAATGGCGTGTCCGCCGGTCCGAGCGGTTGGGGACTTGATCATGCACTCACTGCATATGGCAACTATATGAAGACTTATATTTCGGAAG CTTGCGGGAGCAGTTCGCAAGAAGACTGTCTAGGCTCCTACAACCCCAATTCGACATACTACACTGACACATCCATCGATAATTCGTGGCGCTCTTGGAACTGGTTACT ATGCAATGAATTTG GGTTTGCACAAGCAGGAGCCCCCCTTGGTTGGCCATCGGTCGTTACGCGCTTAGTTGTACCACCCTACGATATG CGTCAATGCACTTACTTCTACCCCAAATCATTCCCCAAGGCACGATTCCCGAATACTTTGAACATTAACACGAAGTATAAAGGCTGGAATGTTAATATTCCTCGGTTATTCTTCGCCAACGGGAAGC GTGATCCCTGGCGTGAGGCGACCATGAGCTCTGACTTCTATCCTCGCAAGTCCACGGACTTGCAGCCCATTGCTGTTTCGGACGGATTCCACTGCTCTGACCTTCTCACACGATTTGGTGCTTCGGACAAAACAGTTTACGATGTTCAACAACTCGCTATCGCTTACTTTACCAAGTGGATCAAAGAATGGCAAGACAAGAATCCAGGAGCGGTTAAGGGCGGCGCAGTTACCGTTATTGACCCGGCCACGAAACCTGCACCTCCCGCATTTGCTCCTCTCGTATCCCCTCCGGCTGATGCATCGCCTATCACTGTCCCAGCAAACGTCACCACGCCCACATCTGCCCCTGCACCAGGTAACAAGCAAGCGAAGAAGCTCATCCAAAATTCGTTCAATTACGGCTCTTAA
- a CDS encoding Sugar (and other) transporter — translation MAAWAAMGGMYFGWDSGLIGGILSEKAFEVAFGLDKVESTALAALKGNIVSVLQADHMGRRNSLLFATCIFFIGSIIQSTTLLNGQSQQRGLDQLYVGRAIGGFGVGLASSVIPTYISECAPREIRGRLTGMYQLMNVTGVMLSFWTNYGLQTNAKSELDHWTWRAAFIIQMAPGAVMTVGMLTQPESPRYLVQRGRIEEAAHSLGRLRGRPADDPAVRGVLSEIIADLEGRAHLNLWQQCKASFKDATTFYRVFISIILMFFQQWTGTNAINIYSPQIFASLGITGTSSGLFATGIYGVVKVFCTSLALMFALEQAGRKMSLIGGGLIQAVSMYYIGIYQAVHTSGTVVPASYAAITFVYVFVLGYSFGWGSVPWAVMAECAPNHLRSLAMALGLMTNWLFNFVISKITPTLLATIGFGTFLLFGSFSIVMVLWTIFFLPETKGIALEHIHEVFEEPIVKRSLADMRPSRARARRAEVLQGTAETDAYGQMEDGSVGDSQKAKVEQIENRI, via the exons ATGGCGGCTTGGGCTGCGATGGGTGGAATGTACTTTGGTTGGGAT TCGGGGTTAATCGGAGGAATTCTATCTGAAAAGGCATTTGAAGTAGCCTTTGGGCTTGACAAAGTGGAGAGTACAGCCCTTGCAGCACTGAAGGGAAATATTGTTAGCGTTTTGCAAGCCG ATCATATGGGTAGGAGGAACTCCCTGCTGTTCGCTACTTGTATTTTCTTTATTGGCTCCATCATTCAG TCAACGACTCTCTTAAACGGACAGTCTCAGCAGCGAGGTTTGGACCAACTTTACGTAG GCAGAGCAATAGGCGGATTTGGAGTAGGCCTAGCATCCTCGGTTATTCCAA CTTATATAAGCGAATGTGCTCCAAGAGAGATTCGTGGTCGGCTAACCGGAATGTATCAATTGATGAATGTTACTGG TGTCATGCTCAGTTTCTGGACGAATTACGGACTACAAACCAATGCCAAGTCGGAGCTTGACCACTGGACTTGGCG TGCTGCATTTATCATTCAGATGGCGCCAGGAGCTGTCATGACAGTCGGAATGTTGACCCAGCCTGAATCCCCGCGTTATTTGGTTCAACGTGGAAGGATAGAAGAGGCCGCACATTCACTTGGACGACTACGCGGACGACCAGCTGACGATCCTGCTGTTCGTGGTGTACTTTCGGAAATCATTGCCGATTTAGAAGGCAGGGCTCATCTCAACTTGTGGCAACAATGCAAAGCCAGCTTCAAGGACGCAACAACCTTTTACCGTGTATTCATCT CTATCATCCTCATGTTTTTCCAACAATGGACAGGCACCAACGCCATCAATATCTATTCGCCTCAAATCTTCGCATCGTTGGGCATTACCGGTACTAGCTCAGGCCTCTTCGCAACGGGGATTTACGGAGTTGTGAAGGTCTTTTGTACCAGTCTTGCATTGATGTTTGCTCTGGAACAAGCTGGCCGTAAGATGTCCTTGATCGGTGGCGGCTTAATTCAAGCTGTCTCAATG TATTATATTGGCATTTACCAAGCTGTACATACTTCGGGCACAGTCGTTCCTGCTTCTTATGCTGCCATTACGTTTGTATA CGTGTTCGTCCTTGGATACAGTTTCGGGTGGGGTAGCGTCCCGTGGGCTGTCATGGCTGAATGCGCGCCCAACCATCTCCGATCTCTTGCTATGGCGTTGGGTCTCATGACAAACTGGCTTTTCAACTTCGTTATCTCCAAAATTACTCCCACTCTACTGGCCACG ATTGGTTTTGGCACATTCCTATTGTTTGGAAGCTTCTCCATTGTCATGGTCTTATGGACA ATTTTCTTCCTTCCGGAGACAAAGGGCATCGCCTTGGAACATATCCACGAAGTCTTTGAGGAGCCTATTGTCAAGCGTTCATTGGCCGACATGCGTCCCAGTCGTGCTCGTGCTCGTCGCGCGGAGGTTCTTCAAGGAACCGCCGAGACAGATGCTTATGGGCAGATGGAAGATGGCAGTGTAGGCGACTCCCAAAAGGCAAAGGTCGAACAGATAGAAAACCGGATATAG